ACCAATAATTACTTCAATTTGTGTCAAACTTATTGATTGACACAACTCTAAAGTACTCCAAAGTGACCAAACTAAAGATGGAAATGGAAGTTTGTGTTAAATTGTCGTTATTCGAATGCTTTGGATTTTAAGATAATTTAAAGTAGGCAATCACTTGGGAGATAGTCTAGTTGGTGAATATTTTTGGGGGTCAAATGTATGGATTCGGGAGatattgagttcgattctcaccaATAACAATATCCTTGTAACCACGCGTTGAACTTTTACCCAACTTACCTTATTGTTTGGTGAGAAATTTTTATACACATGATGTTTGACGCAATATTGTGAGTGGTTTAGACACCCTATTAAATtttgttgtgtattttcgaatgTTCTTAAAATTTCTAAGAATCTCAATCGAGCTCTCGAAATTTTTCCGGACTGAGCCTGATGACACTATTTAAAGTGATTATACTGTTAATCATATTTTTGCATAAATTTGATTGAGTTCGAATCAAATAGGCATCGATGCAATTGATTTTGATTCGAGAAAGATGAGAAATGAAttccacaacaaaaaaaataaaaaattatgactAAACAAAGTCTAAACACACATTATTCCTCTCAAACCAATTGATATGTTTTTGTTTCAAGGGGCAAACATTGCTGATGCCTCGGCCGACACAACAATTGCGCTGTTCAACTTCTTTGACTCCAAAGTAAGTTTGGTAGCGTGTGGAgtcttttgtctttttcattTCGACAACTTGGGCCTCATCTACCTTGGGCTGGATCAGATAGGCCAACTTGAGCCCAGGAGTTTGTTATGAACACTCCAGGTCCAATAAGCTACTGGACTGGAGCTGTTATGGCGTTGCATGGAAATTgttacaatatttttttatcatataAACTACTATACCcgtttttttttaaccgaaaacgACATCACTGGCTAGACTTTTCTATTTTGGAGATCCAAGTTGGGTGTAAAAATTCAGACTGAACAAGCCGCGCACACAACAACCTATCAACATATAAGTTGGGTCAAGGCGCAACACGAAATCTAACGATGATAGATTTCACTGGATCGGACCACAAAAACCATGCATGCATACACTTTTGGCTGAAATCGATAACCATTTTTCTGTAACCAATAATTCCCAGCCCAACATACCCACCGAACAGTTAGGCCAGCTCTAAACTCAGGCCACCAATCCAGTCCTAGTCCGGGCTGAAGCCCTTACGGGAAATAACAACGAAATTGCTGGACGTGAGAGTTAAACTTGTGACCTCCCGTATTTACAAAGAATTGCCACAATCAACTTCACCATCTCAACCAAAGTTTCTTTGTTCGAAGCGGATAACAAGCCAGAGGTTGTTTAATCTTATTTTGTACCGACTTTTATCAATAGCTTGTGATACTAATTAATACATCAGAAGCTTAAATACTTGTTATTTATTATACATAACAATGTACTATACTTGTTGTACAGGTGATCCCATTAAAGCTGCAGTACCAATCCAagatttttttctccttctatGGATCAGTTAGGCCTTGTATACCAGTTCCTGCAAGTTTGTTAACCAGAGCCAATGCATTACTAGTGATGTAACTGGCTCTTATAACCCTATTTCGAAGCACCTTCACTTGCACTCGCTCTGCATTTTGGCCTTCAAAGCCATCCAAGCAAGTGTCTGCATCAGTAAGAGCAGCACTTAACCATGTTGTTAGGTCCTCAATCTCATTGTCAAAGTTTCTGGCATTAAGCCTTCTTAGAACACCAAGTGATCCGTGAAGGCGATCGATCGCGTCCTGAAAGCACTCAGAGCAATCAGAGAGTGCAACtatgtttcttcttccttgaaaTCTTTTGATCCTTTTCAGTTTAATCAAGTAAAGATCGACACTTTTTGCCTCTCCAATCGCCACCGACACGCCGGCCCTAGCCCACCGGCTAGGGCTTCTCTTAGCAGTGGTTGAGAATGATGCAAGTGAGTGGACACAGAGGTCTTGATATTTAGTCACACTGCATGCTTCTTGTACATAACTGTTTGTGTGATGATCATAAGCTGAGTGGCATGTATTGATGGTTAAGACAAAGAATATGGAAGCTATGAGATTGATTAGGATTGGCATGTCTATGTGTTTGATGGTGTAGTGAGGTTTGAGGTCTGGGTTGTGAGGTTTATAAGGTGTTTTTTCAGGTGATGAGTTGGAAAGAGAGAAGTTTTTGTACAGGTGGGTTTGATAGAGAAGCAAGAGCCTGGTGATTGTAATAAAGAGGCGTAGATTTGGGTGATCTCAATTAGGTCAAGACTAGTGAAGTAACATGTGAATGCATGAATGGGTCATTAATAAGGAAAATAAGAATAGTGCTTGAGACTCTAAAATGTGACCCCTAAAATAATTTCACTAATATGGAGTgttagatgtgaagtgggtcttacatatgtgtttttaatcaatgacaattttaatgtcacatagatttggagaCCTTTAGGGGTTatattttgagggtctctagcattgttcgACAAATAATTGTGTGAGAATGTGAGAAATGGAGAGTTCTTATGAGTGAAGTTTAGGTTAAGATCCATAATTTTATCTTTCTTTAGCACAACTCACCTTGTGAAGTTCTTCCTTTTCCATTAAATGATGTATTATCTTCATATTTTGGGCTCGAGCAATGTTACAGACCCTCAATTTATGACCCCCCATCTCACCTCAATCCACGTGGAATATGGGATGATCattaattataaacacacatcTATGACCCCTTAACATCGAAGACTTCCACATAGATTGAGGGTAAAATGAGATTCATAAATTAGGGactcaaatatttttctttgggCTGGCCTAGAGAAATTTGGACGAAAGGCCCAGACTCCAAACCGTCCATTGGGCTTTGCTATTGTAATCAGAAGGCCTACTTAAGTAGTCTTACTTATATTGGGCTTAAACTTCGGGCCGAGACCTACCCAATTAGTTATCTCCATAAAGCCTAAGACCCAATCGGTGTAAAACCTCTGGGAACAGATTTCAACAGTAGTAGCAGGTAGACATGGAGAAGCATTCTCCTTCCATTGCTAGGGTTTGAATGGAAGTGTCTACTTATTTACTAAATTTCATAAAATCTTCGGTATTCCGAATCTGCAGCAGATGAAGAACATTGCAAATTTGCATTCCATTTGTAATGAGTTTAGCCACATTTATAATTACTCAAAAACACAATGCTGGGAAACAATGCAAATTTCTTGTAGTTTTGGATGAGATCTAGAACtcaagacaagtcaatcaaaaCAAGCATGGCCGTCAATAATGAAACAAGAATCTTGCATGGCCCTTCAAGAATACATCCTTTGCTGATTTGCAAAGCTATCCTCAGCCGTGATGGATAAAGGTACAAACTTCCTCTCCTTAAACAGACTTTTGAAGTAGATCTTCAGAAGGAATTTCAAGGGTTGCTCCTGCATGCTCCTTATCTGCCTTTACTTCTGCACCAACCAGTATAGCAAAACAGAGTCAGGATTCATACATGGATTGTTGCTGATAAAGTTCCAAAGCTGAGACCTTCCTTTGGTCCCAAGAGCTTCTTCGACTTTGCGGAGATTATATTAGAGGTCGGATTTGGTATTTAGATATTATTTGTATCAACAAGTTCTGGGGCAAGACAAATAGAAATGATCTAGAAATGATGAAACGATAAGAACAAAATTTATTCATTTCGATTATGAGATGCTTATGCAATGTAACCATAtaagtatttcaaaaaaaaaaaaaaggtaaccaTATAAGGGCTTTAGATGTCTCTTCCACAGTGGGAATGCTACCAGTAGTCCAGTACCACCTAAGTGTGTTTTTTCCCGAGAACGaaaacatacaaatttatcctttAAACATCAAACATGGACCTAACTCAAGCATCATACCCGTGGGCAAAGATATTACTACTAATGGGAATCGAATTCAAAACCACCTCCCAAGTCATAGGGTTTGATTTCAGAGAGATTCATAAACTAGGCTATCATCCAAGTGGTTAGTACTACCTAACTTCGGAATAGCAAAATTACCAAAAGTTATGATAACGCCGTAGCAGttgttcataattttttatcTTGAACATAGAGGTCTAAGAAGTGCCTGAAATGAGCTGCTACTAATTGCCTAGAGCTTTCAAGCACATGATTTCAACTCATTTTAAGTTTTTCCAATGGTTTGGGATGCAAATAAGAACAACTTCAATTCTCCAATCATTCCAAATATTCTCTCTTTAGGATTCATGCATCCAACCACCACAAATGTTTGGGATCTAGATGCTTTGTAATGCTTCTGACTATATAGTCCTAAATAATGTCTAACTCCAATCTACTGTATTTAACATTCCCAAAGAAAATCAACCAACACTTCTTCGCAAAAACAACAGTGTTTTGTGTGTTGTAGTATAACAGAGACAATTTGACAAACATATGATGTGCAGAAAGAAACAACAGGACTAGGCGCATCACAGCATAATAAACGACTGTATAAGATCTGTAAGATTAATGTTAAATTAGAATTTCGAAAGTACCGTAGCCTCCTCGTTCATTGAGTTTGGCTTGGACGATCATAGTGGAAATAAATTGCGAGGCCTCGCGCGCCTCTTCAAGGAGTCGTTGGATCTCGGCGTCGGATGTTACATGACGGCTCTCCTCAAGTTTCTTCCTGACCTCCGACGCCGACGCGTTTAACATCAAAGTGTCGCCGGCAAATGATTTACAAGTCGCTTTAAGTAGCGCTCTGTACGCGCTCAGTGCTTCTCCTCTCACCATCTCTCTTCTCGTTACTCCTCCAGCACTCCTGTCTGCCTGCCATCCCTACACGCCCAACTATACAGGTTGCTAACTAAACGGCGCCGTTTTCCAACACATTTCATGTCGAATTTTAAACGAACTCGTTGCGTTGCGTTGGTTGTTTACACACTATTACTTGTACCTCCCATATAGACCTAAACTATCTAAACTCAAGCTGTTTAATCATAGCGtacaaaaatttacaaaaatttctcatcgACACATAATAAGTTGAAATAACGCGTTACCATAAATATATTGTTCCAAACGAGAAAAATATTCATGTCTTGTATATCATGTCATACGTTGATGTGGTATATCAACCTATGAAATGTCACcatattattaattatgattgATACACAACATCAACGTTACATACGAATTCCTGTCAAACCCAGAGTTTTTCACCTGTACATTTAACAAATTCGATTTACTATTCACCGCACATAAGAAATCCTTCATGCATTGACTCACGGCTCGCAGAAGTTGTGGCCTCCATAGCTCATGGATATGCCTATGGGAATTGGAACACTCTCACAAAAGTCATCAAGCAGAGAGGGGCTTGCCACAATAATGCAAAATAAGCTTCCTGAATCTCGTCGAAACAGCACGAGCAATAGAATCAGATAGACCTTTTCATCGGGTATAAGAGAGAATGCCCAAAAGATTCCATCTTATCAGCAAAAAAAGCAGCTATCTTGAGTCGACAACCATTCTATAATCATGCTTCTTCCGACGAAATCTATGGTGAGCTTTCTGATCAGCGAATGTATTCTCCCCAACCATCTCCTTCTTAGAGTCTGCATCTGTTGAAGTAGAACACAACGAGAAAATCAGATGAAGatgaaaagtaaaaataatCAACTTCAACTTCTTATAGTTGAATTAACAAATAATCAGGTAAAACATGTCTATCGATGAAACAGCAACACATTAGATTTCCATCACTTAAAGTATCTAGGTTTTTTTTCCACAAGTCTTCTCATTTCAACATTTCTAAGGACACCATTTGCCTCAACGACATTCAGTTGCTTGGATAACGAATCTACAATCAGTTGAATAGGCACgatcaaaaaaaaatgttcaattcattCCAAGAACAGAAGAGAGGCAATATAAACAATGGAAATCTTAACTTAGGATTCATTTCTAAGaagataacggtccaatgtctAATACAAATCACAAAACCCAAACAGAATCACGTGCACTTCTACTTCTGTTAAAGAAAGTTGTATATTATAACTCTACAATGCGTAGAGGTGTCTTTGATCCATGACCACTATAGAATCCTTTCAAGAACATTAGTTCGTAGTCAGGCCTTCGATGACACAACTACAAAGAGCATTCTTCATGTATAACATGGCCCTTTCACAGAAATATTTTCCACAAAATCCTTGTTTAGAAAACTAATTCCCCCAAAAAAATACTCCTGATTGATGATATTTCACTACTCATGATGATGGTTAATGGCTATAAACCGTTGATAGTGACAGTTGACATTGAGATGACGATTTTCCAATTCAATTAGCAACTGTCAGTAATTAACAGCGGTTATTAGCAACCAGAACATAATTTTCAACAATCAATCAGCAGTGGTGATCAGTGGTGGCTCCCAACAGCTCATTCTGATAGCTAATAAGTGATTATTAAATAcagtttaaaaataataatttgtacCGACTCCAATAGACACCCATCCTTAATTGTAAGTAGATTTCTACATTTTAAAAGGACTTTTTCTGGTAACAATGCAAACCTAAATTTTTCTTGTGAATCAAGTATAACTCTGAAAAATTGAGCCAAATACTTATCCAAGCCCCATCAGCCCCAGTATATCAGGCTAAGCCCCcacaaaaaagaagaatctTTAGCTGGCAGGACCATTCCAATATAGAAAAAAGGACCACCACCACAATAATAATACTATTATTTCCAATACACAACCATACATAAAACGTCTGCTttcaagaaagtccacatttTAGCTACTATGGCTAACCCAGTCTCCTCTGCTTGATCCCATCAGCTATATTGCACAGCACCACCACCTCTACCACCACACAGCTATCCTAAAATCATTTAAGTTCAACAACGAGTATTCATTCACTATTCCATAAAATTCTATTGAAGCAAGGTCAGAGACTCAGAGGGGTTCCAATCAAATCCCCAGCAGAGGAATATACTAAAACATACGCACATAATGGAGATTTGAGGTAAATGGCATATAGAGAAACAAATTTAAGGCAAAACGGAAAAATATTATCGGAGAATTTAAGGACTAGACACTTCCAAAGAGTTTTAGGGTTGATAGCTGTTAGTGACAGAGAGTCCAAATGAGACCTGGGGAAAGAAGTTATGATTGTCAGGTAATATCTACATGAAGACATCAATTGTCCATATCGACTTTGTAAGATTGACAGCCTTTTACAGACACAGGgtcaaaatcaaccaaatataGGGAAATATAGTTGTAATGGTTGAAGCTAATGCACCTCTTGATCAGATACCCTAATCTAGTAAGGTCAGCTACTCAGAAAAGAAAGCAGAGAGACAAAATGTAATGCTTTACGGCCATAAGAAGTAGCAGACCACAAGCTTGTTAATTTCAAATCATAAGTGAGGCCGCAAGGTAACAAAACAAGACTGGAATGGACATGTAAGACTCTTCTTTTTAATAAGAAGGAACCCAACCAAGACACAACCACAATGGACTCCGCCTTACATGGTAAACCCCAGATATGTGAGTCCTCCCTCTCAGAACGCACCAGGCAATTATAGGAACTTTGGCCCATGGGGATGGTTCCCAAGAAATTTTACTTGTTGTAGTAGTTGAACCTAGGATCGCTTGCCTTGGCAAGAGTTAATTATTAAACTTACCATCAAACCAACTCCCTTAGAGTTGTAACTCTTAACCATACAGGCGGAATCCTGCCTTCACCCAATTACTCCAATGGTCGCTGGTGCTAAAACATTCAACGGTCATAACTTATTGAAAACAAAGTATTTGATTAACTGCATTTTTCCAAATATATTCCCGCACCTCCATTAATATGAGTATATGACGACAAAAACAGATCCAAGATAAGCTAGATCCTTGTAACCTTTCCGCTTCAACTTGGTAAAGGAAAGAAGTTGCGGCCAATTATGCAGAACTATATCAAAACCACCATGGACTCCATCTAACAGAGCAACAAAATATAAAGACGAGCTCAAAAATGAAATCCATAGAATCTTATGAAAAACTAAGCCAACTCCTGCATACCTCCAAGTTGCAGGCCCCAAAACAACAAACGCgcatcttcctcctcctcatcaaGCTCATCTTCATACCCAAACTCTGCATCTCCGCGATATCCCGGTTCACTTCCATACCCTGACTCATTCCCTTGAGCATCAAAACCCCCACCAAATTGCCCAAACCCTCCCCCCAAATTCTCCTTCTCCCCGCTCCCCCCATCCTTCTCCCGCCTCGAATTCTTGGCCTCACTCTGATCTGACGCCCAATTCGCATCCCCATTCCCAAACAGCTCACCACTCGAGTCAGTCCCGATCGCCAGCGGAAAGTCCGAGCAAGTACCATAGGCCGCCGACGCCCCAACAGAGCAGCACCGACGGTTCCTACTCCTGTCGCTACTCCGTCCCGACACCGATCGGGAACCCCTGCGGCGCCGCTTCCTGGCAATCAAACTAAGGCCGCTGCGGTTGTAAGGAGCAGCAGTGTTCGACTTGTCATCTTCGATGAGGCTGAGCTTGGACATGTCGATTGCGTCGACAGAGAAGGAAGTGGCGCGATCGGAGAGGCAGGGGCGCTTGGACTGTGCCccattggaggaggaggagtagggtttaggggtttgaGGGGGATCGGAGTCAAGAGACTTGGACTGGAACGGATTCCATGATTGAAACTGGAAAGTACAGGAGCCTATGTAATGCCGTGATTTGTGCGACATGGCGACTTTGAGATTCAAAAGGTTTGATCGGTCGTTGGGTCGTCGGAAACCTCACCTTCTTCGAGTATCCGAGTGTGAATGGAAGTATAGACGCCGGCGATAGCTAGCTAGGGCGGATCCGAACTAGATTTTGGATCCTATTGATTGAAGCTTACTAGAGTGGATAGTGACTAGAGAGACCTCATGTGTGTCCGGGCTCGTGACACGTGTCCCTCGCAAAATATCACAATTTCGTTGGGTGGTAGGGATGGAAGCCCAAAATTTTATGGTCTGTAAAATCATTTCTATCACTTTACAATTTTTATAAATGTCTCAACAAAattaattgtgttttgatcaaaATTACGAGTTAAACGCATAATTTttgctaaaaaaataaaaattaaattcatatcaaaagAGGTATTGGATATCTCGAGTTTAATTTtcatttcgaaaaaaaaaatccttcaattcataaaatataaatataattttttaaattcctAATTTATCTATAGTGGTTCGAGTAGTCGATAGAGATTGTCACAATCCACATGATTTTTTCAACGGAGAATTCCCAACCCAACATAATTACCATACAACTAAACTGTCTAAATTAGAACTGACAAACCAACCAGCTATATGCACGACAACGAGGGATAACTAAATAAAAGTCTGATtagtaaaatacaaaaaaaggtCCACACCTTTCAGTGCAGATGTTCACGTGGTAAAATTGGAAGCTGGCCCTTGAAACAGGGCCCTCTACGAGCTCTTGGTCTCCAATCTAGGCCCATAAAATTgctctttggagtttggacagcTAGAATAGGAAGGGATGGACGAATGGTATGGTTCCTGGCCAATTCTCAGACCAGTTTTAAGGATTGGCTTCAGTTCAAGAGGAACCCTCCTAATTGGTCTGGTCTGATCCAGGAGTAGTGCTGTGGAATGCCTCCTTAGAGAGGACAACAACTCTTAGGCAGACTTGGGGCACAAATTTTCTGAATTGATAGTAAAGGCAGGCAGGAGTAATCAGCCCAACGCAACCTGTCATAAAGAACCTTGAACTCTGCTTCAGGTCCGCGGCAGCAGGATATCAGCAAGTTAGATCTATCTTCATGAATCAGGCGACATTGGCTACAAAGACTGCGTCAGATTCACATACGCTACGATGCGAAAATGTTCAAGGAACAAACCTTCAAGATATATACTAAGAAGATAAACAGGTGATTCATACATATGTTCCAAGAACTCTCACCCAGCGGGGTAAATAGCTGCAGTACAGAATTAACTCTAATCCAAAGGGCCCTCCTGTATGAAGGTATGATATTCAAGACAAATTCTGCGACTTCTAGATCAGTTGCGGACAACACAAGAAACTCCTAGATATCTTCATGGATTTCATCTA
This sequence is a window from Tripterygium wilfordii isolate XIE 37 chromosome 8, ASM1340144v1, whole genome shotgun sequence. Protein-coding genes within it:
- the LOC120004280 gene encoding mitochondrial zinc maintenance protein 1, mitochondrial-like; the protein is MVRGEALSAYRALLKATCKSFAGDTLMLNASASEVRKKLEESRHVTSDAEIQRLLEEAREASQFISTMIVQAKLNERGGYEVKADKEHAGATLEIPSEDLLQKSV
- the LOC120003409 gene encoding uncharacterized protein LOC120003409 isoform X1, which gives rise to MSHKSRHYIGSCTFQFQSWNPFQSKSLDSDPPQTPKPYSSSSNGAQSKRPCLSDRATSFSVDAIDMSKLSLIEDDKSNTAAPYNRSGLSLIARKRRRRGSRSVSGRSSDRSRNRRCCSVGASAAYGTCSDFPLAIGTDSSGELFGNGDANWASDQSEAKNSRREKDGGSGEKENLGGGFGQFGGGFDAQGNESGYGSEPGYRGDAEFGYEDELDEEEEDARLLFWGLQLGADADSKKEMVGENTFADQKAHHRFRRKKHDYRMVVDSR
- the LOC120003409 gene encoding uncharacterized protein LOC120003409 isoform X2, whose protein sequence is MSHKSRHYIGSCTFQFQSWNPFQSKSLDSDPPQTPKPYSSSSNGAQSKRPCLSDRATSFSVDAIDMSKLSLIEDDKSNTAAPYNRSGLSLIARKRRRRGSRSVSGRSSDRSRNRRCCSVGASAAYGTCSDFPLAIGTDSSGELFGNGDANWASDQSEAKNSRREKDGGSGEKENLGGGFGQFGGGFDAQGNESGYGSEPGYRGDAEFGYEDELDEEEEDARLLFWGLQLGDADSKKEMVGENTFADQKAHHRFRRKKHDYRMVVDSR
- the LOC120003231 gene encoding pectinesterase inhibitor 6-like, whose product is MPILINLIASIFFVLTINTCHSAYDHHTNSYVQEACSVTKYQDLCVHSLASFSTTAKRSPSRWARAGVSVAIGEAKSVDLYLIKLKRIKRFQGRRNIVALSDCSECFQDAIDRLHGSLGVLRRLNARNFDNEIEDLTTWLSAALTDADTCLDGFEGQNAERVQVKVLRNRVIRASYITSNALALVNKLAGTGIQGLTDP